The genomic DNA CTGGACGGCGAGATCCAGCCGGTTCCGAGAAGCGTGCAGCCTTGCTTCGTTGCGCAGCGCCACAAGCTGCGGTTCCACCGGGCCGAAGATTTCCTTGAAGGCGCGGCCCATCTCGATATGGGTCATGGCGCGATCGAAGTCGCAATGCTGGACGGCAATCTCTGCATCCAGCAGCGCCGATAGCCCGGCGACGTAACTCTGCTGTCCGAGGCCGAGACCTTGAGAGTCCCGGTGCACGCGTTGACCCAGGCTGCTGGCGGCCCGCAGCTGGCCGAGTTCGACGTCGATCATGCCGTGCAGGAAATCGCCCCAGGCAGACAGATAAGCCGCGTCGGCACGGTGACCCTGCTCGTGCGCCGAAAGTGCGTATTCGCGGCTGCGCTCGAAATTGCGCAGCGCGAAGTAGCCATAGCTGAGGCAATTCGACAGTGTCGCGATCAGGAAGGGCTCGGTTCCCGGCACTTGGGCAAACAGTGCAGTAGCGCGTGTCAAGCAGTCGTCGATGTCATCCGAGCAAGCCTTGGTGGCGGCCTGCACGGTATGCGCCCAGAGCAGCCAGCGATCGCGCTCGCTCGTCGACAAGTCCCAGGCACGCGGCTGTTCCGCCGACAGCAGATCGATCGCCCGCTGAGACACTTCCATTGCCCGTGTCGTGTCTCTGGAAAAGGCGCAGGACCAGGCATGGCTCAGCAGAATCTCGGGCCTGCGCGTGTGGAACTCGACCGGCAACAGGCGTATCCAGTCACGCACGGTGTAGTGATCGCCACGAAACAATGAGGCGCGTATCGCGTGGTGCGCGATCAAGTCAGCGGCCAGCTCGAAGTGTTCGGCGTCGAGCGCATAGCGGATGGCCTCGGTCGGATAGCCGTTGACCTCACACCATTGGGCGGCGCGAAAGCAGGCGTCGCGGTAGCCCGCTGGATCGATCTTGCGAAATGCGTGCTGGAGAAATTCAGCGAACAGGTGGTGATAGCGGTACCACTGACCTTCGCGATCGAGCGCGATCAGAAACAGATTGGCCTGGCCGATGTAATCGAGCATCGCCTGGGCATCGCCCTGTTGTGTGGCTGCCGCGCAAAGATCGGCGCGCATCCGCCGCAACGGCGAGGTTTGCAGCAGGAAAGAGCGAACATGCTCGGGCTGCGCTTGGAGCACGGACTCCACCAGGTAGCGCGTCAAGTCGAGATCGCGGCCGGAGAAGGTGCTGATCAGTTCTGCCGCCGGTCCCTTGTGCCGGCGTAGCGCCAGAGCCGCCAACTGCACGCCAGTGGGCCAGCCTTCGGTGGAATCGATCAGCGATTGCAGATCGCTGCTCGACAGTTGCAGCTGGTGATAACGGCTCAGGAACTCCTCGGCTTCCGAGCTGCTGAAGTTGAGATCCTCCTGACCAATCTCGGTGACCAGGCCGGATACCAGCAGCTTCGCCAGATGAAGCGGGAGCCGATGCCGGCTCGCGATCACCAGGGAAAGATGGTGCGGCAGATGCGCGGCGAGGCGATCGAGGAAGCGCAGGATTCCGGGGTCGGAGAGGTGCTGGAAGTCGTCGAGAAAAATGGCGCCCGGTGTCGACAATGCACTCAGACGGTTGCCGAGACGGTCGAACAGCGTGTCGTAGTCGCGCACCGGATTGGCACCGAGCGCGGTCAGCTCGTCTCGGGCAAATCCGGGTTCGATGGCTTGCAGCGCGCTGATGAAGTAAAGCGCGAAGGTGGCTGGATCGTTGTCTTCGGCATCCAGACCCAGCCAGGTCGCCGCAACTTGTTGCTCGACGAAAGCGTGATGCAACTCGGTCATCAGGTTCGACTTGCCGGAGCCCGCCGGTGCGACGATGACGATCAGCCTGCGCAGTGGCAGCCCGTCAACCGCCCTGGCCACGAAGCCTGCCCGCGAGATGGCACGCGGGTCCTGCATCGGCGGTGCCAGCTTGCTGGCGATCAGGCCCTCGTGCAGTGCGCCCAGGTCGGGCTGTGTCATCTGGCTGTTCATCGGAAGCCTGGGGCGGGGTCACGGATCATAGGAGGCCATCGTCGCCGCTGACCATCCGCAGCGCACCCATCCTTGGATCGGTTTTTTGACCGGAACACATCCTTACTCTCTTGCCATGACCTTTCCGTCACGGCATGCCGCAGGCAGCCGTCAGACGGTTGGGCAGGCGCCCGGGCTACACGGGCGCAGCCACTTGCACCGGATGGAGACCGATGATGAGCAATTCCCCAATGGCCGCGGCTGACACGGCGCCACAGTCCACCTACCGGGACGACAAGCGCCACTGGTGGTGGCTGCCGCTGCTGGTCGCGATTTCGCCGGTGCTGGGCGTTTACCTCGCGGCAACCACGAGCCAAAATCTCTGGCTGTGGATCACGCCCATCCTCTGGTACGCCGTGCTGCCGGTCGCCGACTGGCTGGTAGGCCGCGACACCCGCAATCCCTCTGACGCCGCGGTGCCCAGCCTGGAGTCGGATCGCTATTACAAGTTCCTGGTCTACGCCTCGATCCCGCTGTTCTATGTGACCTGGATCGTCGGCGTCTGGGCGGTGGCGACACAGGATTACAGCTGGGTCGGGTATCTGGGCGTCAGCCTGTCCGTGGCGCTGACCAATGGTCTGGCGCTGGTTGTGGGGCACGAGATCGGACACAAGACCGGCCGCTTCGAGAAACGTCTCGCCCAGGTCGTGCTCGCGGTGCCGGCTTACGGGCATTTCTCCGCCGAGCACAATCGTGGCCATCACAAGGACGTGGCGACACCGAATGATCCGGCTTCCTCGCGCTTCGGAGAATCGCTGTACGCCTTCGTGCTGCGCGAGATCCCGGGTGCCTTGAGTCGCGCCTGGCACGATGAGAAAGCCCGTCTGGCCCGTGGCGGCAAGAGCCCGTGGAGCCCGTCCAACGAGTTGCTGCAGTCTTTCTCGATCACCGCCTTGCTCTATGGCACGGCGCTGTTGCTGCTCGGGCCCGTGATCATTCCGTTCCTGCTGATCTCGACGTTCTGGGGCTGGCAGTTCCTGTCGACCTCCAACTACATCGAGCACTACGGCCTGCTGCGCCAGCAGCTGCCGGATGGCCGCTTCGAGCGTTGCCGCCCCGAGCACTCCTGGAACGCCGACCACGTCATCTCCAACCTGATGCTGTACCACCTGCAGCGCCACTCGGACCATCACGCGCGGCCGACCCGCTGCTATCAGGCGCTGCGCAGCGACAAGGCGCCTGAGCTGCCCTCGGGCTATCCGCTGTGCTTCACCTTGAGCTATTTCCCGCCACTCTGGCGTGCGGTGATGGATAAGCGCGTGCTCGCGGTCTACAGCGGCGACATCACCCGGGTCAACATTCAGCCGAGCAAGCGGGAGCAGATCCTGGCCCGGTACGGTGCCGCCCAGAAATCTGCGGCGGGAGCCTGATCATGGCGCGCTATCGCTGCCCCGGCTGCGGGTATGTGTACGACGAGGAAAAGGGCGATGAGCACGAGGGCTTCAAGCCGGGCACGCCCTGGCGCCTGGTGCCGGAGGATTGGGCCTGTGCCGATTGCGCTGTTCGCGACAAGGCGGATTTCGTCGAAGTCGACGGGCTCGCATCCGAGTAGCGTCACTCCGTTTCGGAAGGTCGTCGCAAAAGCCGAGTTTCGATCAATGGAGCGCCAGCCACTCGTCGCTCTGAGGCGTGGCTGGGCGGCCCGGAACAGCAGTTCGTCTCATGAGGACTTCTGCTGATCCCTGTCGCTGCTGAGACTTCGTTCATCGCACAGCCGTGCGCGCATGAACGGGGGACCAGAGCGATGGCCGTGCAATCCAGTATCACGACTCAAACTGCAATCGCGGGACGACTCGACGATTCACGCACGGCAACGCCGAGCGCTGCGCCGTCCCGTGCGGCGGTGGCCGCCTTGCGCGCTGCAGCGGCCTTCTGGTTCGTGGTGACCGTGCTGGGGCAGCTTGCGATGGCTGCTTATGTGGTCGGCTTCTATGGTCGTGCGGCGATGAAGGGCGAATTCGAAACCTGGAACAAGGTGTTGCCGAAGGGCTACATGGCCCGCGACACGCTGGGCAATCTCAATCTGTCGCTGCATCTGGTCTTCGTGGTGGTGATCGTCATCAGCGGTGCGCTGCAGCTGACACCGGCGGTGCGCAGGCTGTGGCCGCGCTTTCATCATTGGAACGGGCGCCTGTACCTGGCTTCGGCGTTGCTGATGAGTCTCGGCGGGCTGTACATGGTCTGGACGCGCAACACCGGCGGCGATGTGCTTCAGCACTTGTCAACAAGCATCAACGCCCTGCTGATCATCGGCTTTGGCGTCATGGCCGTGCGCGAGGCGATGGCTCGAAGACTCGATCGTCATCGCCGCTGGGCACTGCGCTTCTTCCTCGCAGTGAGCGGCGTCTGGTTCTTCCGGGTCGGCCTGATGTTCTGGATTCTCGTCAACCAGGGTCCGGTCGGCTTCGATCCGCAGACCTTTCGCGGGCCGGCGCTGACGGGCATCGCGTTCGGGCAATACCTGTTTCCACTGGCACTGCTCGAGCTTTACTTTCGCGCACAGCGGGCAGGCTCGCGGCAGCATTTCGCGATGGCCGGGGGACTGGTGGCGATGACCGCGGTAACCGCCGTCGGCGTCTTCGGCGCCTCGATGATCATGTGGTTGCCGCGCCTGCAGTAGCGGGTCGCTGACGGGCACTCAGCAAGGCACCGCGCTCGCGATCATTGCTATCGTCACCCCATGCCCACCGAGCCCACTAATCCACGTCTGCGAGGTCTTGCACGGGTGCTCGGCTGGCGCCGCATCCAGATCGCGCTCGGTTCATCGGCATTGTTGGGGCTGATCGTCAGCCCGTCGTACACCGGGCTGTCACTGATCGAAGTCCTCGGCCGTTTCCTGAGCTTGGGTGTCGTCTGCCTGCTGTCTTTCGGACTGTTCGAACGCTGGCCGAAACGACTGCCGCGATGGCTTGCGCGCTGGGTGCTGCAGGTGATCGGCGTGGCGGTGGTGATCCCGTTCACCGCGCTCGCGATCTACCTGGCAGTGACGCAAGGCGACGCGATGCCGCTCTGGAAGAACAACGATCGCCTCGGCGGCATGGCGAAGCTCGCGATGGTCGGGCTGCTCACCGCGCCGTGGATCACCGTGGCGGCGCTGTTCCGCCAGCGCGATTTCGCGGCGCACAGTCAGGCGCTGGCCTTCGAGCTCGAACGCAGCGAACTGGAACGTCAGGCGCTCGACTCACGGCTGCGCCTGCTGCAGGCGCAGGTGGAGCCGCACTTCCTTTTCAACACGCTCGCCAATCTGCGAGAGCTGGTCGATTCCGGTTCGCCGCAGGCCGCCACCGTGCTCGATCATCTGATCGGCTATCTGCGCGCCGCCGTGCCGCGCCTGCACGAACCCGCCACGACCATCGGCCAGGAAATGCAATTGGTCCGCGACTATCTGGCGTTGATGCACATGCGCATGCCCGATCGTCTGCAGTTCAGCCTGCAGGTCGACCAGCTGGCCCTGAACCTTCAGTGCCCGCCGATGATGCTGCTGACGCTGGTCGAGAACGCCGTGCGGCACGGCATCGATCCCTGCGAAGAGGGTGGCCGCATCGACGTGCAGGTACGGCTGCGCGACGGCCGCTGCCACGCCGAGGTCAGCGATACCGGTGTCGGCCTGCGGTCGTCGGCTGGCGAGGGCCTGGGCACCGGCTTGTCGACCTTGCGGGAACGTCTGCAGCTGGTCTTCGCCGGCGATGCGCAGTTGCGGCTGGCCTCGCTGGCGCCGCACGGCGTGCGCGCCGAACTGGATTTCCCGGCGCGCGAGACGCTTTCATGAACAATCGGCGTCCCACGGCATTGGTCGCCGATGACGAACCACTGCTCCGCAAGGCCCTGGTGCGCATGCTTGCGGCGGCCTGGCCCGAACTGAATGTCGTCGCCCAGGTGCGCAACGGCCGTGAGGCCGTGGAACAGTTCGAAGCCTTGAAGCCGGATGTCTGCTTTCTCGACGTGCACATGCCCGGCCTGTCCGGGATGGAAGCGGCGCGCGTCATCGGACGGCGCGCGCATCTGGTGTTCGTCACCGCCTACGACCAGTACGCGGTGCAGGCCTTCGAACAAGGCGCACTCGATTACCTGATCAAACCCGTCGAAGTGGAACGTCTCGAAGCAACGATCGTGCGGCTTCGCGAGCGCTTGCTGGCAGCGAAACCCTTGCCCGATACCACGGCGCTGCTGTCGCTGCTGGCCGAACACCTGCGCAAGGATGCAGTGCCGGCGCCGCTGCGTTGGGTGCATGTGTCGATCGGATCGACCCTGCGCCTGGTGCCGGTGGAGCGCATCGATTTCCTGCGCTCCGACGAGAAGTACACGCTGGTCGCCTGGCGTGGTGAAGACGGCAAGCCGGGCGAGGGGCTGATCCGCACGCCGTTGAAAGACCTGCTCGGCCAGCTCGATGCATCGCACTTCGCGCAGGTGCATCGCGCCGTGGTGGTGAACCTGCGCGCCATCAGCCATGTCACCCGCAGCCTCAACGAGACCGCCCACATTCATCTCAAGGGCCGCGTGGAGATCCTGCCGGTGAGCCGAAGCTACCTGCATCTCTTTCGGCAGATGTAGTCGGCGTCGGCGTTCTTCCGAGCGCGTCACATCAGCGCGAGTAATTGCGGGCTTCGCGTGGCATGTCTACCGGTAAAAGTGTCGATCTCGCATCCGTCATCGCCGACGAGTGCCGCAAACGTTTGATTTGCGGGGATTTCGAGAAAAACCTCAGGGCAGGCACCCTTTGTGATCAACCAACAGGGCGAGACGCACGACGCCATCAAGACCTTCAATGAGTCGCCGTTCGTCTCCGGAACGTCCGTTTCATGACTTGAAAAGCCGGCCCCGACAATCCTGGCGAATCCCCGCCCGATGTCCCGCCGCACCACTCATGGAGAAGAACTCATGTCCAGCGAAAACAAGCTGAAAGAAACCATTTCGGTGTTGAACAGCCTCATCGAAACCAGCAAGGACGGCCAGAAAGGCTTCAGCAAGGCTGCCGGCCACGCCCATGCGCCTGAACTTCGCACGCTGCTGGAAAGCTACGCAGCGGACTGCGAAAAGAGCGCTGCCGAACTTCAGGCCTGCGTCATCAACCTCGGCGGCACGCCGGAAACTAGTGGCACGGCGGCCGGTGCCCTGCATCGCGGCTGGTTGAACCTCAAGGCTTCGATGAGCGGTGATGACGATCTGGCGCTGCTCGAAGAATGCGAGCGCGGCGAAGATCATGCGAAGGCCGAGTACATCAAGGCCATGCAGGCGCCGATGTCAGGCGAAGTCCGGGACTTGCTGCAGCGCCAGTGCGATGGTGCCAAGGTCCACCATGACCGCATCCGCGAACTGCGCAATCAGCATCGCGAGGCCGAAACGATCTGAGTCGTTTCAGTGAAGGGTTGATCGGCTGATCCGTAACGGGATCGCGGCAAGCTGTTGTCACGATTGGCGCATGACTGAACCTTGAAGACCATCGGGCACGTCCAGTAACACTGGTCGTGCCCGATTTGCGTGGGACGCCTCCAGAACTTTCAGGTTCTGCAGATGCGGCAAAATGTCGCAATTGCTCACCGCGGTTTGCGGTCTTTCATGGCCTCTCTATGCCCAATCTGGCTGCATCAACAATCGAGCTGCTCCGCGCCGCATACACAGGCTTCAATGCTCGCGACACCGCCGCGGCCCTGGCCACGATGACGGCGGACGTGGCTTGGCCGCGCGCATTCAAGGGCGGCTTTGTCCGAGGCCAGGAAGCCGTGCGTGCTTATTGGACGGAGCAGTGGGGCGAGATCAATCCGCATGTAGAGCCACTGGCCTTCCACCCGGACGGTGGCTGCATCCTGGTCGAGGTCCATCAGGTAGTGCGCGATCTGGCCGGAGCCGTACTGGCCGACGAGCACGTCGGTCATCGCTTCACGTTGGAGCAAGGCCTGATCCAGAAGATGGAAGTCTGTGCGCCGCCATCACCCGATCGCCGCGCCTGAGCAGCGGTCCCTCACGTCTCAGACTGGAAATCACATGACCATCGAAACCGAAGACGACGTCGCGGCACTCAGGCGTATCGGCAAGATCGTTTCGTCCGTGCTTCAGGACATGCTCGATGCCGCCGAACCCGGCATGACCACGCGCGAGCTGGATTCGCTCGGCGAGCAGCTGCTGGGGCGACACGGTGCGCGATCGGCGCCGAAGCTCACCTACAACTTCCCGGGTTCAACCTGCATCAGCATCAACGAGGAAGCCGCACACGGCATCCCGGGTGATCGCGTGATTCGAGCTGGCGACGTCTTGAACGTCGATGTTTCCGCCGAGCTAGGCGGCTACTTCGCCGATACCGGCGGAACGAAGATCGTGCCGCCGACCAATCCGCAGAAGACGCGCTTGTGCCATGCGACGCGCACGGCCCTGCAGCAAGCGATGAAGCAGGCTCGTGCGGGCCGGCCCATCAATGGCATCGGCGCGGCAATCGAGGGAACGGCGAAGACCTACGGCTTCAGGGTCATCGAGAATCTCGGCAGCCACGGGGTTGGTCGCGCCCTTCATGAAGCGCCCGAGTACATTCCCGGCTACTTCGATCCGACGGACAAGCGCCTCCTGAAAGAGGGCATGGTGATCACCATCGAACCCTTTCTATCAACGAAGAGCCGTGTGGTGACCGAGGCGTCCCACGGCTGGACCCTGGTTGGCGCGGCTGGCAATTTGTCGGCGCAGTACGAGCACACGATGATCATCACCAGAGGCGAGCCCATCGTCGTCACTCAGCACTGAGGTGCGACCCAATAGCCCGCTGGCGGGGTCGGCTGCTCTCGCTGCCTAACACCAAGCAGAAGGCCCGACACCGCTGACGCGGTGTCGGGCCTTGACGCAAGGACCTCAGGCTGCCTTTTCGACCGCGACGAGCTTCGACACCACACCGTTCACCGCAATCCGGCGAGGCTTGGCCGACTCGGGGATACGGCGAACCAAGTCGACGCTGAGCAGGCCGTTCTTCAGGGTGGCGTTCTGCACCTCGATGTAGTCGGCGAGGCGGAAGCTCAGCTTGAACGCGCGCTGCGCGATGCCACGATGCAGGTACTGCGTCTCTTCGGCGATATCGCGCTTGATCGAGCCGATGGTGAGCACGTCCTTCTCGACCTGGATATCCAGATCTTCGTCCGACATGCCCGCAGCGGCAACGACGATGCGGTACTCGTCCTCACCTTTCTTCTCGACGTTGTACGGCGGATAGCTGGTCGATTCGACGCGCAATGCGGACTCGACGAGATCGTTGAAGCGGTCGAAGCCGATGGTGGAGCGATACAGCGGAGCAAGGGAAAAGCTGTTCATGACAATAACCTCCTGACGATTAGCGAAGTGGTGTGTGTCGGAACCCGAGCTGCAGCATCCCGACGAACAGGATTTTATGGCTGCCGTTTTTCGTTTCAAGAGGGATTTGTCGACGCCGCCGCACGGTCGGCGTTGACGGGAAGGGCGAGTTCCGGATTGATCCGGGTTTCCGTTATTCTACTCGTCAGTACTTCTTTCTTATTGAGTGGCCTTAATGGCGGTGAGCAAGCCTGCAAGCCGGAAAGCCGGCGTCGCCAAAGCAGCGGCGCGCGACAAGCCGGTGGTCGACGCGCCGCGCGTCCCGGCGCCTGCCGTTTCGATGCGCGATCAGGTCCAGGCCTTCAAGCGCGAGCAGATCCTCAAGGTCACCGCGGAACTGTTCTACGAGATCGGCTATCAGCGGACGACGCTGGACCGTGTCGCCGAACGTCTGGGCGTGACCAAGCCGTTCATCTACTACCACTACAAGGACAAGGCCGAACTGCTGTTCGAAATCAGCAAGCGCGGCATCACCGACGGCAACGAGATCCTCAGGCGCGCGCTTGCCGCCGACGGAACGACGACCGAACGGCTGAGCGAGGCGGTCAAGGCCATCGTTCGCACCATCGTCGCCGCACAACGCTACACAGCGATCTTCTTCCGCGAGCAGAAGAACTTCGATGCCGAGATTCGTGCGCCGCTGGAGACGATGCACCGCGAGTTCGACGACCTGCTGGCGCAGCTGCTTCAGGAGGGCGTGGACAAAGGGGAATTCCAGATCGACGACGTGCGCCTCTGTTCGCTGGCGATCGGCGGCATGATCAACTGGGCGTACACCTGGTATCGCGAGAATGGCCGGCTGTCGATCGATGCTCTATGCGACGGCATGGCCGGACTTGCATTGAAAGCCGTCGGCGCGAGCTAGGCCGCAGTCGCGCGGCTTTTCGGCGTCACCATGTAGTCAGCCAGATTCGGTTCACGGGTCATCGCCCAGTAGTCGACCAACCGCCAAGGCACCGGCGAGAACACCCGGCCGCGATCATTGCGGTACCAGTTGCGCATGCCGCCGTGCGTCCACACCAGTTGCGCGTGTTCCTCGTCAACACGACGGCAATAGTCGTCCTGAACCGCCTGCCGAACCTCGACGGCACCCATATCGCCCTCGATCATCGCCTTCAGGCAACCGCCGATGTAGCGCATCTGGCACTCGCTCATGAACATCAGGCTGCCGCCATGA from Nevskia ramosa DSM 11499 includes the following:
- a CDS encoding LuxR C-terminal-related transcriptional regulator — protein: MTQPDLGALHEGLIASKLAPPMQDPRAISRAGFVARAVDGLPLRRLIVIVAPAGSGKSNLMTELHHAFVEQQVAATWLGLDAEDNDPATFALYFISALQAIEPGFARDELTALGANPVRDYDTLFDRLGNRLSALSTPGAIFLDDFQHLSDPGILRFLDRLAAHLPHHLSLVIASRHRLPLHLAKLLVSGLVTEIGQEDLNFSSSEAEEFLSRYHQLQLSSSDLQSLIDSTEGWPTGVQLAALALRRHKGPAAELISTFSGRDLDLTRYLVESVLQAQPEHVRSFLLQTSPLRRMRADLCAAATQQGDAQAMLDYIGQANLFLIALDREGQWYRYHHLFAEFLQHAFRKIDPAGYRDACFRAAQWCEVNGYPTEAIRYALDAEHFELAADLIAHHAIRASLFRGDHYTVRDWIRLLPVEFHTRRPEILLSHAWSCAFSRDTTRAMEVSQRAIDLLSAEQPRAWDLSTSERDRWLLWAHTVQAATKACSDDIDDCLTRATALFAQVPGTEPFLIATLSNCLSYGYFALRNFERSREYALSAHEQGHRADAAYLSAWGDFLHGMIDVELGQLRAASSLGQRVHRDSQGLGLGQQSYVAGLSALLDAEIAVQHCDFDRAMTHIEMGRAFKEIFGPVEPQLVALRNEARLHASRNRLDLAVQVLQEGQDAALREQHRRLYLALAQEEASLQITAGDITGAAATARRTRLLDAESGNDIASRAQRDALKLMEARFKLAYGDAKSALRLLTTLQQTRGAESCGGFFLTVTTHRAIALWDLGQQKEAARQLNRALSAAAAEFHAYPIFAAGRPLLPVLAFISERRADASTQDLKPLLDLQQWLASNLRGDRGAIHTEEAFPARAATETVESLTSREIELLRLLQAGLTNQKLADALLVSVPTIKWHLHNIYSKLAVGSRGAAVAAAVRLALI
- a CDS encoding alkane 1-monooxygenase, which produces MSNSPMAAADTAPQSTYRDDKRHWWWLPLLVAISPVLGVYLAATTSQNLWLWITPILWYAVLPVADWLVGRDTRNPSDAAVPSLESDRYYKFLVYASIPLFYVTWIVGVWAVATQDYSWVGYLGVSLSVALTNGLALVVGHEIGHKTGRFEKRLAQVVLAVPAYGHFSAEHNRGHHKDVATPNDPASSRFGESLYAFVLREIPGALSRAWHDEKARLARGGKSPWSPSNELLQSFSITALLYGTALLLLGPVIIPFLLISTFWGWQFLSTSNYIEHYGLLRQQLPDGRFERCRPEHSWNADHVISNLMLYHLQRHSDHHARPTRCYQALRSDKAPELPSGYPLCFTLSYFPPLWRAVMDKRVLAVYSGDITRVNIQPSKREQILARYGAAQKSAAGA
- a CDS encoding rubredoxin encodes the protein MARYRCPGCGYVYDEEKGDEHEGFKPGTPWRLVPEDWACADCAVRDKADFVEVDGLASE
- a CDS encoding DUF2306 domain-containing protein, which encodes MQSSITTQTAIAGRLDDSRTATPSAAPSRAAVAALRAAAAFWFVVTVLGQLAMAAYVVGFYGRAAMKGEFETWNKVLPKGYMARDTLGNLNLSLHLVFVVVIVISGALQLTPAVRRLWPRFHHWNGRLYLASALLMSLGGLYMVWTRNTGGDVLQHLSTSINALLIIGFGVMAVREAMARRLDRHRRWALRFFLAVSGVWFFRVGLMFWILVNQGPVGFDPQTFRGPALTGIAFGQYLFPLALLELYFRAQRAGSRQHFAMAGGLVAMTAVTAVGVFGASMIMWLPRLQ
- a CDS encoding sensor histidine kinase — translated: MPTEPTNPRLRGLARVLGWRRIQIALGSSALLGLIVSPSYTGLSLIEVLGRFLSLGVVCLLSFGLFERWPKRLPRWLARWVLQVIGVAVVIPFTALAIYLAVTQGDAMPLWKNNDRLGGMAKLAMVGLLTAPWITVAALFRQRDFAAHSQALAFELERSELERQALDSRLRLLQAQVEPHFLFNTLANLRELVDSGSPQAATVLDHLIGYLRAAVPRLHEPATTIGQEMQLVRDYLALMHMRMPDRLQFSLQVDQLALNLQCPPMMLLTLVENAVRHGIDPCEEGGRIDVQVRLRDGRCHAEVSDTGVGLRSSAGEGLGTGLSTLRERLQLVFAGDAQLRLASLAPHGVRAELDFPARETLS
- a CDS encoding LytR/AlgR family response regulator transcription factor, producing MNNRRPTALVADDEPLLRKALVRMLAAAWPELNVVAQVRNGREAVEQFEALKPDVCFLDVHMPGLSGMEAARVIGRRAHLVFVTAYDQYAVQAFEQGALDYLIKPVEVERLEATIVRLRERLLAAKPLPDTTALLSLLAEHLRKDAVPAPLRWVHVSIGSTLRLVPVERIDFLRSDEKYTLVAWRGEDGKPGEGLIRTPLKDLLGQLDASHFAQVHRAVVVNLRAISHVTRSLNETAHIHLKGRVEILPVSRSYLHLFRQM
- a CDS encoding PA2169 family four-helix-bundle protein, coding for MSSENKLKETISVLNSLIETSKDGQKGFSKAAGHAHAPELRTLLESYAADCEKSAAELQACVINLGGTPETSGTAAGALHRGWLNLKASMSGDDDLALLEECERGEDHAKAEYIKAMQAPMSGEVRDLLQRQCDGAKVHHDRIRELRNQHREAETI
- a CDS encoding nuclear transport factor 2 family protein, which encodes MPNLAASTIELLRAAYTGFNARDTAAALATMTADVAWPRAFKGGFVRGQEAVRAYWTEQWGEINPHVEPLAFHPDGGCILVEVHQVVRDLAGAVLADEHVGHRFTLEQGLIQKMEVCAPPSPDRRA
- the map gene encoding type I methionyl aminopeptidase, which produces MTIETEDDVAALRRIGKIVSSVLQDMLDAAEPGMTTRELDSLGEQLLGRHGARSAPKLTYNFPGSTCISINEEAAHGIPGDRVIRAGDVLNVDVSAELGGYFADTGGTKIVPPTNPQKTRLCHATRTALQQAMKQARAGRPINGIGAAIEGTAKTYGFRVIENLGSHGVGRALHEAPEYIPGYFDPTDKRLLKEGMVITIEPFLSTKSRVVTEASHGWTLVGAAGNLSAQYEHTMIITRGEPIVVTQH
- a CDS encoding Hsp20 family protein produces the protein MNSFSLAPLYRSTIGFDRFNDLVESALRVESTSYPPYNVEKKGEDEYRIVVAAAGMSDEDLDIQVEKDVLTIGSIKRDIAEETQYLHRGIAQRAFKLSFRLADYIEVQNATLKNGLLSVDLVRRIPESAKPRRIAVNGVVSKLVAVEKAA
- a CDS encoding TetR/AcrR family transcriptional regulator, which produces MSKPASRKAGVAKAAARDKPVVDAPRVPAPAVSMRDQVQAFKREQILKVTAELFYEIGYQRTTLDRVAERLGVTKPFIYYHYKDKAELLFEISKRGITDGNEILRRALAADGTTTERLSEAVKAIVRTIVAAQRYTAIFFREQKNFDAEIRAPLETMHREFDDLLAQLLQEGVDKGEFQIDDVRLCSLAIGGMINWAYTWYRENGRLSIDALCDGMAGLALKAVGAS